One Vicugna pacos chromosome 29, VicPac4, whole genome shotgun sequence DNA window includes the following coding sequences:
- the NSMAF gene encoding protein FAN isoform X5 produces MKFEHHVAEHSAESYTLQWQRGHLSNYQYLLHLNSLADRSCNDLSQYPVFPWVVSDYSSPELDLSNPGTFRDLSKPVGALNKERLERLLARYQEMPEPKFMYGSHYSSPGYVLFYLVRIAPEYMLCLQNGRFDNADRMFNSIAETWKNCLDGATDFKELIPEFYGDDISFLVNSLKLDLGKRQGGQMVDDVELPPWAQSPEDFLRKSREALESSYVSEHLHEWIDLVFGYKQKGADAVGAHNGNRDVGPTPGTPGRAVQGAGLPRSRGALTQKDPGTTVFHPLTYEGGVDLNSMEDPDEKVAVLTQILEFGQTPKQLFATPHPRRITPRFKSGSQPSSCNASTADSPVSPGEESFEDLTEESRTLAWSNITKLQLYEQHRIHKEAVTGIAVSCNGSSIFTTSQDSTLKMFSKESKMLQRSISFSNMALSSCLLLPGDATVISSSWDNNIYFYSVAFGRRQDTLMGHDDAVSKICWLDSRLYSASWDSTVKVWSGVPPEMSAARRHQFDLLAELEHDVGVDTISLNAAGTLLVSGTREGTVTIWDLATATILHQIPCHSGTVCDTAFSPDSRHVLSTGEDGCLNVIDVQTGMLISSMTSDEPQRCFIWDGNSVLSGSQSGELLVWDLLGGRSTERIRGHAGAVTCMWMNEQCSSVITGGEDRQITFWNLQY; encoded by the exons atgaaatttg AGCACCACGTGGCAGAGCACTCGGCCGAGAGCTACACGCTGCAGTGGCAGCGGGGGCACCTGTCCAACTACCAGTACCTGCTGCACCTCAACAGCCTGGCCGACCGCAGCTGCAACGACCTCTCCCAGTACCCTGTGTTCCCCTGGGTGGTCAGCGACTACAGCAGCCCGGAGCTGG atttgTCAAATCCAGGAACCTTCCGGGACCTCAGTAAGCCAGTAGGGGCCCTCAATAAGGAACGTCTGGAGAGGCTGCTG GCGCGCTACCAGGAGATGCCGGAGCCCAAGTTCATGTACGGCAGCCACTACTCCTCCCCGGGCTACGTGCTGTTCTATCTTGTGAGGATCG CGCCAGAGTACATGCTGTGTCTGCAGAATGGAAGATTCGATAACGCAGATAGAATGTTCAACAG TATCGCAGAAACTTGGAAAAACTGTTTGGATGGCGCAACCGATTTTAAAGAG CTGATTCCGGAGTTCTACGGTGATGACATCAGCTTTTTAGTCAACAGTCTGAAGCTGGATTTGGGGAAGAGACAAGGAGGGCAGATGGTTGATGACGTGGAGCTTCCCCCGTGGGCGCAGA GTCCCGAGGACTTTCTGCGGAAGAGCAGGGAGGCACTGGAGAGCAGCTACGTGTCCGAGCACCTGCACGAGTGGATCGACCTCGTGTTCGGCTACAAGCAGAAAGGAGCGGACGCGGTTGGAGCCCACAACG GTAACAGGGACGTGGGGCCGACCCCTGGCACACCTGGCCGGGCCGTGCAGGGGGCTGGGCTCCCCCGGAGCAGAGGGGCACTGACCCAGAAAGACCCTGGGACGACAG TATTTCATCCCCTGACCTATGAAGGAGGCGTAGACTTGAACAG CATGGAGGACCCTGACGAGAAGGTGGCCGTGCTCACCCAGATCCTGGAGTTCGGGCAGACGCCCAAACAGCTCTTTGCGACTCCACATCCTCGAAGGATCACCCCCAGGTTTAAAAGTGGGTCCCAGCCCTCGAGTTGTAACGCATCCACGGCCGATTCTCCAG TCTCTCCAGGTGAAGAGTCTTTTGAAGACCTGACGGAGGAGAGCAGAACGCTGGCCTGGAGCAATATCACCAAACTGCAGCTGTACGAGCAGCACAGGATCCACAAAGA GGCAGTTACCGGAATCGCAGTCTCCTGCAACGGCTCGTCCATCTTCACAACCTCACAAG ACTCCACCCTGAAGATGTTTTCCAAAGAATCCAAGATGCTACAAAGAAgtatatcattttcaaatatg GCTTTGTCGTCGTGTTTACTTTTACCGGGAGATGCCACTGTCATAAGCTCTTCGTGGGACAATAACAT CTACTTTTATTCCGTGGCGTTTGGGAGACGCCAGGACACGCTGATGGGGCATGACGATGCTGTTAGTAAAATCTGTTGGCTCGACAGCAGGCTGTATTCTGCATCCTGGGACTCGACTGTGAAG GTGTGGTCCGGGGTCCCTCCCGAGATGAGCGCAGCCAGGAGACACCAGTTTGACCTGCTGGCCGAGCTGGAGCACGACGTGGGC GTGGACACAATCAGTTTAAACGCTGCAGGCACGCTGCTGGTTTCAGGCACCAGAGAAGGCACAGTGACTATCTGGGACCTCGCCACGGCCACCATACTGCACCAGATTCCGTGTCACTCAGGGACCGTATGTGACACTGCTTTTAGCCCAG ACAGTCGCCACGTCCTCAGCACAGGAGAAGACGGCTGTCTGAACGTCATCGACGTGCAGACGGGCATGCTCATCTCGTCCATGACTTCGGACGAGCCGCAGAG GTGCTTTATCTGGGATGGGAATTCTGTTTTATCCGGAAGTCAGTCTGGCGAGCTGCTCGTCTGGGACCTCCTCGGGGGAAGGAGCACTGAGAGAATTCGGGGCCACGCAG GAGCCGTGACGTGCATGTGGATGAACGAGCAGTGCAGCAGCGTCATCACGGGCGGGGAGGACAGACAGATCACGTTCTGGAACCTGCAGTATTAA